The Pseudophryne corroboree isolate aPseCor3 chromosome 10, aPseCor3.hap2, whole genome shotgun sequence DNA segment gcaatacttgtatatagttattgcttaaataagggttatgttattgttgcatcaggttgacctgttgctctgttcttgttcatactgttaactgggtaagtttatcacgagttatacagtgtgattggtgtggctggtatgagtcttaccatggattccaaaatcctttccttgtactgtcagctcttccgggcacagtttccttaactgaggtctggaggagggacatagagggaggagccagtgtacaccagtattcctaattctttcttaaagtgccctgtctcctgcggagcccgtctattccccatggtccttacggagtccccagcatccactacggactacgagaaatagatttaccggtaagtaaaatcttatttttttctaggCAGCATGGAGGaaagaaaagaataaaaaataaatctaGGGGACACCGTATAAAAAGTATACTTTTAATCTACAGTGTAGTAATTAGTATTTAATTACAAATATAAAATGACAGCATGTAATGGCAATACTGAAATACAGCTAAATGGATCGCCTACCATAGTCATCAGAGACACCCCGAATCCTTCCCAGGTGGTCACCAGGTGATGTATAAACTGTTCCTTTTGATTGAAGTTCCCTTGTGGTGATAGTATTAAGATCCTCTTCTCCCTCTACTTGTCTTAGTATGGATTCCTTTTTCCAAAAGCAAGTGTCCCTACTACACTGTTGAGGAAAACTACCCTCCATGCTCCCCGGGAGAAATATAATTCTATGATGTAGCACACCACATGAGAGGTAGAACTATGGTTCACATCTAAAGGCTCACTACAAACACATTTAAAGCAAAGGAATTTATTCCACACACGTGTGTATGTTGTGTGCCATCTGAGATTTATTGAGAAGAAATCTATTGGTGAtgaaatctcattatctattggaacggggcttctttttttctttctagtTCTTAATTTCTGCCTTTTGTCCAAGATAATTGTACATCATGGAGTAAATGAGAGATCATCATCCACAACGCTGTGAGGGCAGTACTTGTATGTCCATATTAAAGTAGTTTTGTCCAATGTGTTACTAAAAAGCGGACTCCTATAAATACACATGCTGTATGGTATCATTATAACAGGCCCATGCCTGTTACCCTATTCCACAAAAAATCCCCTTGGTTCCAAGCCAGGCCAGACCTGTTCCCACTGCAGGTCCAAcacaggttattcccgggttgaccaTGTTCACATTACACACTGGTGCAGTCTGTCTTCtgccagtgcttggagatgacatcatccccAAGTGCAGGGAAATCTTGGCTCTCCCATCTTTGGTGGAGACCCCAAGGCGTGGCCTTGGTTCCGTTAGGCCATGCTCCCTCATTGATGGCACTCCACGTCCCCGTGGGGGCAAACCCAGAACTCTGGCATCTGCTGAGCTGCCTCCAGCATCCTCTGTGCACCATTCaccgtcaccagcagcacagattGTCCCCCAACCTCCTGACCGCCCGTGGGAAACTGCAAATGGGAGGTATGGTCCCTCCATGCTGTAAACAGGTCCTGGGCTAGATGACTCGGGTTACACGTTTACATTGCAGCCTTTTCTGGGTCTTTCTAGGGTCTAACCCTGGTCACAACCTGTCTTGGATTCCAGGGTCACTGGTCACCCATTTCCACTGACATACAGTACGTAGGGTGTTGATGTACGTTCACGTGCAAAAACCCTGGGTCTTTCATGTCGGCGGAAAAGGGGTATGATGCAACAGTTACAGGTATTTGGTACTTAGATACCTTCCAGGAAACTcccagtttttttggggggggagtggGAGGTGTCCAGTGGTCTCTCCCTCTTTACTGTGAAACTGGGTGGTTTCTGGAAGTATGGACTACATTTACGGGAGTCTCCTGTACATTTCAGGGTGTTTTGCTACAGGGTCATGCAAGGAATACAGTTCATGTCCAGTTTATCCTATAGTATAAATAAATGGTGTCCATGCAAAATACAAATTTCACAATTTTCATAATATACAGATGAATTTATTGTCCTTGGACAAATATACGATGCATAGTACATTGCTGTCACTTGAAACCTCTGACAATGAAAATATCTTGCTTTCCAGGTTATCTGTCATTTCCCTGCATTTCCGCAAGTTGTTATAATATAATGTATGGTAACAATCATTTAATTAGGTGCTGCAACAGGATCCACTCTCATTGACATTGGAACAGCCCCATCTATTTACCAACTTCTCTCAGCGTGTGATCACTTTAATGAAATTACAGTAACCTGGCATACCAAGAGAGAGCTAGAGGAGCTTCAGAAGTGGCTGAATAATGAACCCGACGCGTTTGATTGGTCTTCTATAGTGAAGCATGTGTGTGAATTAGAAGGAAACAGGTGTGTATCAAACAATATAGTTCTATTAACTGGTTGTGGACAACTATATTGTGCAGATACATATGAATCCAAAATGAACTGTGGTTAAACAAATGTAATTATAATATACAAAAATGTTTCAGGGGGAATAAAATATAAAAGTGCTATttaaatagtattattattattattattattattaggattcTGTTTTATACTTCACTACTTTTCTGTTTATCTATCTGGGAGTTCAGGGCAGTTCCAGGTGGGAGGGTTGGGTGTGTGGCACTATAGAATGCCTCATCGGATAGCTAAATGCGTCTCCACACCCCACTATGGGATACAGTATTGCACAGTGGGGTAGTGGTGATTAATAATGTTAATCGTATCACCAACCTTTCCCCCCAATTTGTCCCACCTGGACCTCCCCTCCAAAGTTTTCCTGCATGggagtgtggggggtggggggtcccTAACAGTCCATACAGCTTTCTAAATGACAACAAGGAGGTAGAATTACTATCCTCACCCAAATGGAGCGGAAGCTACATTTGGCTAGATATGTTGAGAGCGATCAGTGTATATTTAACTAGGATGGAGGATCTTATTAATGCGGTGCAGCTATTTGTGATTCCAGCTACAATAAGATCATGCCATCCCCCAAGCAAGCCATTTCCAGTTGGATTAGAGAAGCACTTACACTGACATACGAGAAGACCTGGCATAAGGAGTCATAAACTCTAAGACGCCACTCATCATGAGCGATGGCCGTGGGAgtcataaaaaaagaaaagaaaaatgtattACGGACGATTGGTCTCTTTTCAATAAAATACACAAATATATGCACGCTTTGTTGTGAAGGCCATtggtcattttattattattattattattgagaattttatttttattttttttgcattgtcTATTGTAGAGCAAGCTTGAAAGAGAAGGAAGAGAAACTGAAACAAAAAATCAAACAGTGTTTGAAGTGTGATGTCAGTAAGAGGAACCCGCTGGCTCCTCTTGAAGCTCCCAAAGTAGACTGTCTTACTGCAACAGTTTGTCTAGAAGCTGCCTGCAAGAGTTACGAGGGCTACGGTACAGCTCTGAGGAACCTCTCCAATCTCCTTAAACCAAAGGGGCACCTGCTCATGGCAGGAGACCTTGGATGCAACTACTATGAGGTTGGAGCCAATAAAGTATTTTCCCTTCCCGTGAGTGAGGTGTTTCTGAAAAAAGCCTTCAGTGAAAATGGATATTGCATCAAAAAGTTGGTGTCTTTTGGGAAGCCAGAAGATGCAGGTGCAGATGCCTCTGATTATGAGGGCTTTTATTTTGTTCATGCACAGAAAGTGTAGAGATTATGTTCGGTTTCCTTATCTACACCGTGTTTAGTGTGGATTGCTCTAGACCACAAGGGCcgttaattaaataaaaaatatatatgctgtGTTTTTTTTGTTAGTGGTTATTTAATCTGAAATATCCCAATCATCTAAACAGATGTTGGACTAAAAATTGCATGTTTATTTGTGAGGAACTACAAATCTGTAacaatcagtagtagggaaagtactggaaaaactattaaaagaaatagttgtggaatatcttaaatcaaacaatttacaggatccaaaacagcatggatttactggtgggagatcatggcaaacaaatcttattgacttttttgactctgtgacgaaaataatagatcaaggcggagctgtagatgtagcatatctagactttagtaaggcatttgacactgtcccacatcgcagactgctaaagaaACTTGAAagagtgggggtggattataaaaccgttaaatggataagaacctggttgcaggataggaaacaatctatggagggaaatgttaccagtggaataccccagggatctgtacttggtccaggtctctttaatatatttgttggtgacattgcagatggtattgaagggaaggtatgcctttttgtagatgatacagggtagacacaccgggaggagtaaaacaaatgattgatgacctaggtaggcttgagaaatggtcaagtcatgcacttgggtctcaaaaacccaaaggctaaatatagtatcaagggtactataatggaaactactgaggaggaaaggcaagtcagatgcttggttgcatagggagaggaatcagtagcaggaaaaaagaagagataatgccactgtatatataggttattggtgcggccccatctggaatactgtgtccagttctggagaccatgggggtcattccgagttgattgctcgctgccgtttttagcagaattgcgatcaggctaaaatccggcagttctgcgcgtgcgtatgggccgcagggcgcacgcgctaagtactttcacacaacaagatgcaattttacacagggacgatttacgcttttcagtcgctctgctgatcggtgagtgattgacaggaagtaggtgtttctgggtgttaactgagcgttttccgggagtgtgctaaaaaacgcaggcgtgccagacgaaaacgcaggagtggctggggaaatggggcagtggctggccgaacgcagggcgtgtttgtgacgtcaaaccacgaaccaaacagtctgcagtgatcgcaatctaggagtaggtctggagctactcaaaaactgcagggaaatatttaatagcagaactgctaacctttcgttagcaattctgctaagctaagatacactcccagagggctgcgcctagcgtttgcaatgctgctaaaagcagctagcgagcgaatgaatctccagaaggatataaatacattagagtgttcaaagaagggcagctaaaatgatgcatggcctacatcacaaaacttacccggaaaggctaaaagatcttaacatgtatagtttggaggagagaagggaaagacatgatagaaactttcaaatatatcaagagtcttaacaaagttcaggagggaaaaatTCTTCAAAGgaggagaaatattagaactcaaggacatacacggagactggagggggggaggttcaggggaaatttaaggaaaaatgactttacagaaagggtagtggataagtggaatagcctcccatcagaggtggtagaggctaagacggtagagcaatttaaacatgcttgggataggcatatgaatatcctttacaaagaattaaggttaaaaaatggttgagattacctaaaggataaaaaaaaggggcagactagatgggccaagtggttcttatctgccgtcaaatgctatggggtatatgcaattagctgcgaatcgcggcaatttttcagcCGTTTTTTAATTCtagacaattcgaccgtctaatttcgccaagtgggtgccgaaattgaccatattcaatgaaaaacggattcgacagtcccgctgacgaaaaacggccgatttgacggattttgttacgattttttaaaaacggggaaaaacgggaaataacgggcaaaaaaaaaaatggcgtggggtcccccctccaaagcataaccagcctcgggctcttcgagccggtcctggttctaaaaatctggggaaaaaactgacatgggatcccccgtatttttaaaaccagcaccgggctctgcgcctggtgcaaaaaatacgggggacaaaaagtggtaggggtcccccgtattttttacaccagcatcgggctccactagctggacagataatgccacagcaggggtcacttttatacagcgccctgcggccgtggcattaaaatatccaactagtcacccctggccggggtaccctgggggagtggggaccccttcaatcaaggggtcccccccccagccacccaagggccaggggtgaagcccgaggctgtcccccccatccaagggctgcggatggggggctgatagcctttggaaaaatgaaagaatattgttttttccagtagtactacaagtcccagcaagccacccccgcaagctggtacttggagaaccacaagtaccagcatgcgggagaaaaatgggcccgctggtacctgtagttctactggaaaaaaaatacccaaataaaaacaggacacgcacaccttgaaagtaaaactttatttcatacatgccgacacatacatacttacctatgttgacccgccgactgccacgcccccctcgtcactgaagaatccggggtacctgtgaaaaaaattatactcacctcaatccagtgtccaggttataatccacgtacttggcaaaaaaagaaaacgaacacccggaccaaacggactgaaaggggtcccatgtttacacatgggacccctttccccgaatgccgggaccccacgtgactgctgtcacagaggtcccttcagccaatcaggaagcgctactttgttgcactcacctgattggctgtatgcgcgtctgagctcagacggcgcatcgcacagcttcctccattactttcaatggtgggaactttgccgtcagcggtggggttacccgcggtcagccgctgaccgcgggtgacctcaccgctaaccgcaaagttcccaccattgagtataatggagagaggctttgcgatgcgctgtctgacagctcagacgtgcagccaatcagcagagtgccaggacgttgcgctcgctgattggcttaagagacctttctgtgacagcagtcacgggggggggggggtctctgcattcgtggaaaggggtcccatgtgtaaacataggacccctttcagtccggcttggtcgggtgttcgtttattttttttgccaagtacgaggatttatatctggacactggattgaggtgagtataattttattcacaggtaccccggatcgtcggatcaggagacgtggcagtcggcgggtcaacataggtaagtatgtgtgtgtcggcaggtgttaaataaagttttactctcaaggtgtgtgtctcctgtttttatttgggtattttttttccagtagtactacaggtaccagcgggcccgtttttctccagcatgctagtacttgtggttctccaagtaccagcttgcgggggaggcttgctgggacttgtagtactacaggaaaaaaacaatattcttgtcattttctcaaggctatcagccccccatccgcagcccttggatggaggggacagcctcgggcttcacccctggcccttgggtggctggggggatgaccccttgattgaaggggtccccactcacccagggtaccccggccaggggtgattagttggatatttaatgccacggccgcagggcgctgtataaaagtgacccccggctgtggcattatctgtccagctagtggagcccgatgctggtgtaaaaaatacgggggacccctactctttttgtcccccgtattttttgcaccagcaccaggcgcagagcccggtgctggttttaaaaatacggaggatcccctgtcatttccccccccggatttttagaaccaggaccggctcgaagagcccgaggctggttatgctttggaggggggaccccacgacatttttttccgggattttaccattccatcttaaaaaaaatataaaaaaataataataatatttttaaaaatatatatataatacttgtgcctcccaaaaagacaaaccaagtacctaatcccttctaatataaatagatatgctattaccaataaaaaaaacaccaaaaaaaacatgttttaattttttttattagattcacccaccaaagtgtggcggattgaaaatgacgaatttactgtctaaaagcactgttgtcgaacttccaaacttcaattgaatatacttttgtcgaattgccgcatttgtaccattgcagaaatgtcgaatttgacaaatgttgaatttcaaaaagtcgaattttgaaagtccgtttttttgacggaaagtactgaattgcattgttttttttgggcgaaaaagtcaagttttttgacaatttcgggaattcgaccgcaattgcatatacccctatgtttctatgtaaccgttTACCCCGATGGGGTGATTTTTTTGCATAGTGTTAATGCCAGCGACTTTTTCATCCACACTTGCATCTGCTGCCACAAGGGGGATGCTGGTTCATTGACTTTTTGTCTGGCTTCCAGCAGGTTCCTGGCTGGTCATCATAGAGACATCAGTCCATGCCTAGGATCACCCTGCTCTCTCAGGTGCCATGAGTAATATTGAAAGGGTTGGGATTCTTGCTTGCAGCCTATTGACTAGGGTTAGATTAAATGACTAGGGTTAGATTAAATAGCTGCTTTGTGATTTATCCAGTGCCAGTGATAGTTTCTCTTGCTGAACCTGCAGTATATGTATTGTGGATTTCTCATCGCTGACTTGGTTTTCTTTCCGGGATTAACCTGATTTTCTGCCCCCGATCTTGGCCTGTCTCTGGAATATTTATTGTCTGCAACTAGCACTGACTCAGCCTGCCTAATAGTACATGCCTGTCTACCACCAGTGTGTCTAATAACTTTTGTTTGTCTGCTGCTTGCCCTGACCCAACCTGTATAATCATGTCTGCCGCCAGCCCTCACCGTCTTACCATTTTTGTCTATTTGCTATCTGTCCTTCCTTTTGCTATGTGCAtccaatgtaatgtcttgtctattCTAGCCAAGGCAATTCCTTGTTGTGATAAACCTCTTATTAGCTGGAGTGGAAATCCTGAGGGTTTCCAAGGACTGATCAACATATTTAGCTTTCAGGAAATTGCAGCTTGCTAAAGActaagggggccattccgagttgatcgttcgctagctactttttgcagcgctgctatctgattgtcgccgcctataggggagtgtattttcgctttgcaagtgtgcgaacgcttgtgcagccgtgcagtacaaaaaaggtttgtgcagtttctgagttgcccagaacttactcagccgctgcgatcacttcagcctgttcgtgtccggaattgacgtcagacacccgccctgcaaacgcttggacacgcctgcgtttttccaaacactaccagaaaacggtcagttgacacacacaaacgccttcttcctgtcaatctccttgcgatcggctgtgcgaatggattcttcattaaatccatcgctcagcaacgatccgctttgtacccatatgacatgcatgcgcattgcggttcatacgcatgcgcagtttagacctgatcgcagcgcagcacaaaaacctagcatgcgatcaggtcggagtgACCCCCTTGAATCTTCAAGACGTGATCAAGATCTTATTAACATTCAACTGGTATTTTCCTAATGCACATTATCCTTTTTAAATGTGATTTCTGATATATTTTATACAAGGTGGAACATTATCCTATGGAAGGACGTTAGGTTTTGTGATCATATAAAatatggctgggatgtaatgatgtcagagtttggccggcatcttGCATGAGCGCCGAACGCAGATTTCATTACATCTCGCCAATGTCTCAAGCTAATGTCCTTATTTATCAACGAGTAAtagatttcactgtgagtgataaattgcaccagccaatcagctcctaacttccatgtcacaggctgtgtttgaaaaatgacagttaggagctggttggctggtgcaatttatcactcgcagtgaaatttatcactcattgataaataagagcATAAGTGCTTTTATAAGGTTCACAAAATTCCAGGGTGTAGGCTTGGGCCAGTTTTGCTGTACTTGTATTTGGGTGAGTTGGACCCAGTTTATTAGCtggctggggctgaaaatgttataGGGTCTTCTTTTGCAAGTAATAATTATGCTGTTTTAAATTCTACGGCCAAAAACCTGATAATTGGGGAAAAGTCGCTGTTTATTAAATATGCCCCATGGCATAATTTCTTATAATTTGTTTGGGTGATCCCAGACTTGCGAACCCTCTCATACTGTATACAATCGCCTATATCTCCGGAAGTTTAATACATTTTCATGTTACATGTGATAAAACTTGTTTTTCATGACTAGAAAATTTGCACACAGCAAAATGTTTAGATACATGCATAGTTTGTGAAAAGAAACGCATACAAATAGTGTTTTTGCTTTCTTTTTATTAATTTAATACTTTAAATCGGGATTATGGCATTTTTGCATCATATTTTCTTTAGCTGTAAGCATAAACTTGCGGTGTTAAGAGGGATTTTTGCCAGAATAGAGATACGGCACACATCAGCAATAAATATCAGATGTAATATtgatatttacacattatggcacaatgTACAGGTCCGGTGCCTAGATACAATACTTTAACATTTTCCCCATATTGAGAAAGTTAATACGCAAACCACTGTACAGTAAGGGTGTAATTCTAACACAAAGGTTTAAGTCAAGTGTAGCTTACAGTAGACCAGTCTCTATAAGCATTTTATTACATAGTACACATGATTGCCAATATGCCTCCTGCTAATTGCCTCTATTAGAGGTTCTTACTTGTTATACTTATAGTTTAATCACCTATTCCTCACTATGAAGCATTTGGTATAGGTTTGTTATTGTGTTGCTACAATAATGTATGTAGTGGCAgtttacaatttatttatataatGTTTTAAACATATCAGTGTGTGAAGGTAAATGGATGGGAAATAAGTCTGCTTtaaataaagctatacactatccaTTCAATGAAGGACAATGATGGTTAATAATCGCTTAAAACAGTATCTTGTACCATTCGCAAACATAGGCATCAAAGTAAGCAATGATTGTAAATATACTGTAAATCATTATTATGCATCATCTAGAGCGAAGATAGCCAAATCCCAATATTCCCTGCCAACCAAATACTGGTAGAATATACTGGGATTTATAACACCACTGCAAATTGGATCTAGAGCAACATACATCCTTCCATACACCGCAATGATTACATTTAAATATGGAAATTATGGAGAACTGGAACTAGTTGATGCACAAGAAAAGATTTTGGGTAGAGAAAGTATCTCCCGTCAATAATGGACATGCCACATTAGTTATTAGGGTGTTGTCCCTTTATTTCCTTTAGGACAAATCATCCATGCCCTACTGGCACACCACCAAGGTTGGGCAGTGTAGCAGAGGCTCTTCATCCCTGTTATGCTACAATAACAGAATCACAGCCATATGATGGCATCATCGGTGACTATTGCTAACCAATCATGGAGTAGCTGGTTGTGACCTCTTAGTCTGTGTCCCAAGTTCTAGGTCAAAGCCCAGAGGGTAGGAAGGGGATTTATGGACCTTGCCTCTGTGACTATTAAGGGTGGTATACAATTGGGGTGATGCGGCTTGAGTGCACTGTGGGCAACAGGTGGAGAATGGGTGGTGATAATTGTGGACAGTTGGAGGAGAGTGTATGTATATGGTCGACAATCTCAGGGCTGTATACAGTTGATAATTGGGGAATGATGTGTGTGTCGTGGACTTAGTATAGACTGCCATTAGAGATACTGATGGAGCATTTGGCTATACTACTTTGGTGGCTACACATTAAACTACACATTAAAAATATTGTGTGTCACTGGAAAGTATACTGGGGCTGTGGGTGTATCTTGCGTGTTTTTGCATTGTGCAAAGCTCCACAGCCAAGTGTAAGAAGGTACCGGTGATGCTGAGTAGTACGCAGCCACTTGTGGCTAAATGGGCATAACTGAGTGGTACCTGGTTGATGGCACCCAGACTAAGTTTAGTGAGTGTGTGCATAAATACTGTATGCTTGCAATCCTATTTTTATGCACTTAGGGGGAAGCAATGTTTTCTTTATGTTCCGGATTCCGGAGTAATCGGAGCTACATCTTTTCGCAAAATATGAACATAATCCCAATGCAACAGATGATTACCCGTATACAGTGCAGAAAGTCAGGAATGGAAAAGAAAAATGAAGTGTTGTGTTTGGTGACTACTCTATACATGTATGTTC contains these protein-coding regions:
- the LOC134966611 gene encoding nicotinamide N-methyltransferase-like; amino-acid sequence: MSDFTDAKVYEEQFDPRLYLETYFHLGSGSLADNFLKFALENLHETFKSGAATGSTLIDIGTAPSIYQLLSACDHFNEITVTWHTKRELEELQKWLNNEPDAFDWSSIVKHVCELEGNRASLKEKEEKLKQKIKQCLKCDVSKRNPLAPLEAPKVDCLTATVCLEAACKSYEGYGTALRNLSNLLKPKGHLLMAGDLGCNYYEVGANKVFSLPVSEVFLKKAFSENGYCIKKLVSFGKPEDAGADASDYEGFYFVHAQKV